The Rhizobium grahamii DNA window CGAGGGGTTCGCCGGCAGTGCTTGCCCATCCTTGTATTCCTCGTTGCGATCGGGAAAGTTGACGCCGACGCAGATAATCTTTTCCGGCGACGGTATCGGGATTTCATAGGCGATGTCGTCGAGCGCATAGTCGACGGGCAGAGCCGCACTCTCCGCGCCCAGTCTGCTTAAAGCATTGGCCTCGATAACCTCACGCAAACTCGGCCAGCGCTCGCCGTAGCGGGCTGAGAGATCGACGATGCCATCGGCTTTCACGAGGCCGTATTTCAGTGTGCCGCCGTGGGAAAAGCTGGCGAAGCGAAGGCGTTCGGTCACGGCGGTCTCCTAATTCCATGTACGGGCGATCTCGGTGATGACCGTGAAAGCCGTGTCAGCGTCGTCACGAGTCATCTCGAATTGCCCAGCCTGGAAGCGGATGGCGATGCGACCGTCGACGCGTGTCTGGGTCAAATAAATGCGGCCGTCGTCGTTGATGGCATTGACGAGCGCGATGTTGTGCTGGTCGCTATCGCCGCGGCCCTTATGGCGGAAGGAGAAGAGCGAGAGAACAGGCTTGCTGACGATTTCGAAATCCGGCTCAGCGGCAATCCGTTCGGCAAGCTCCTCCGACCACCTCACGTGGTTGCGGATCATGGTGCGCAGGCCCTCGAGCCCATGATAGCGCATCAGGAACCAGAGCTTGAGCGCTCTAAAACGGCGACCCAGCGGAACCGACCATTCCGAATAGTTGACGATGCCATCATGGCCATGGGTTTTCAGGTATTCCGGCTGAATGGCCAGAGTGCGTACCTGATCCTCGGGGCTTTTGATGAATTGCACCGAGCAATCGAAGTTGGCGCCCAGCCATTTATGCGGATTGAAGACGACGGAGTCAGCCTCCTCGACACCCTTCCATAGCGTCCGAAACTCCGGGCAGATCATCGCTGAACCAGCCCAGGCGGCATCGACATGCAGGTAAAGCCCATGTGCCTTCACGACCGCAGCAACCTCGGCGATCGGATCGCATGCACCAATCGAGGTGCCACCGGTGCAGGCGATGACACCCGCTGGGATGTGACCGCTTTCGAGATCGGCCCTGATCGCCGCATCCAGCGCTTCCGGGTCCATGCCGTTCAGCGGTCCCTTGGTCGGGATCCGCACCAGGTTGGCCTCACCGATACCCGCAATCCAGATTGCCCGGTCGATGGACGTATGGACCTGCTTGGACGCATAAACGCGAACGGCGCCGTGCGCCGCGAGCCCCTCGCTGTTGCCTTTCCACCCAAGCGCCTTCTCGCGCATGACCAGGACGGCGGCAAGCGTCGCGGTCGAAGCCGAATCCTGGATGACACCGGCAAAACCATCCGGCAGGCCGAGCGCCTGTCGCAGCCAGTCGACCACGCGGGTCTCGAGTTCCGTCGCTGCCGGCGACGTCTGCCAGAGCATGCACTGCGCAGCGACGGAGGTAACGAGATAATCCGCTATGACGGAAACGGGAGCGGCATTGGCCGGGAAATAGGCAAAGAAGCGTGGGTGCTGCCAGTGAGTGATGCCATCGGGAATGATGCGCTCGAAGTCGGCGAAGATCGCCTCCATCGCCTCACCCGCTTCGGGGGCGGCATCAGCGATCTGCCTGATAATGTCACCGGGCTTCGTCTGCGCGCGAACTGGCCGCTCGCGCAGGTTTGCCCGATAATCCGCACCCCAATCGGCAGCC harbors:
- a CDS encoding pyridoxal phosphate-dependent decarboxylase family protein, which translates into the protein MDNEAFRQWSRTAADWGADYRANLRERPVRAQTKPGDIIRQIADAAPEAGEAMEAIFADFERIIPDGITHWQHPRFFAYFPANAAPVSVIADYLVTSVAAQCMLWQTSPAATELETRVVDWLRQALGLPDGFAGVIQDSASTATLAAVLVMREKALGWKGNSEGLAAHGAVRVYASKQVHTSIDRAIWIAGIGEANLVRIPTKGPLNGMDPEALDAAIRADLESGHIPAGVIACTGGTSIGACDPIAEVAAVVKAHGLYLHVDAAWAGSAMICPEFRTLWKGVEEADSVVFNPHKWLGANFDCSVQFIKSPEDQVRTLAIQPEYLKTHGHDGIVNYSEWSVPLGRRFRALKLWFLMRYHGLEGLRTMIRNHVRWSEELAERIAAEPDFEIVSKPVLSLFSFRHKGRGDSDQHNIALVNAINDDGRIYLTQTRVDGRIAIRFQAGQFEMTRDDADTAFTVITEIARTWN